aaAACAGCATATTTTGAAGGTGATTATTGAGTAGTTATAGctatctttttcttttagtTTTAAACTTAGTTATAAAGTGTTTTTACACTTAACCAAACGATCTTAATGCTTATTTTGGCAATCTTCTGGAGCAATCTGTAACTATATATTATACCCCTATTTTTGTTAACACAATGCAATTAGGACCTAAGTTTGCGTGAGACTGCATTTTCTATTGAACCTCATTATTTCTAGTATGTTATTTATTGTACACATTATATAAGTAACAACGTTTTATTTTCTGCGCCACTATTTGTCTTGGCGTAATTTCGaactttattatcattcgATGACCATTATTGTATTAACTGTTTTTGGGAAAATGTACGGATGCTATTGCTACTAATCTTTCAGTATTACTCATGCGGGCCTTTGTGATGCTGAACCTGAAAATGCATAGGACATCGCTGAATGAAGAATACACGTTTGCAGGATATCAACTATCTTAGAAGTGTGtgcttttttaatttaataagcAAAAATGCCTACAAATATATGCGATAGATTTTCAGTGAGGAATGAAGTTCCTAAGATCGTGATATAATTCAACTTTCTTAGGCAAAACAGGAAACTGCTGAATTCGTCAATTAACTGACATAAATACAGTATTAGCAAACCTAAAAATCCTCCTTATATATCGTATGTATGTAGGTGTCGCTGGAACTATTGTGCTAAATGTCAGGTTTAATTATGAAAATGgcacatatatatatatttttaagaaGGCAATTCATAAACAAAAATCTAAGTACAACCAAATTGGTTCTGATTAACTCAGCTTGTTAATTGATACTTGGCGtaattagaatatataGATCATTCGTATATTAACTCTTCCATATTGTATCAATTGTTTAACTATTGGcaaattttagaattatttaaattcaaatagtaACCCCAACCAAAGAGTTCAGACGGATTCTGTGAAAAATGTATACCAAGATGATATCCAATAAATTTTGCATACTGAATTCAAAACTGGGAAGATTTGTGTTACTATcagtatcattattaattttattaattgtattAACGAAAAGTAACGATAGAcatgttttttatttgaaaccTTTCTACCAAACAGATTTTCGTTTAAATCACctaaacaaatatttatcgCATCATTTTGATGATATGGAAATACGACCTGTAACTCATGGTCCATATTCACCCATAGATTATATTCCTGAATATGATAGATTGGTTGCTTTAGAGAGAAAATCCACGTGGAATCcatttgaaagattaaaatttcacgattttaatgaattgtTGCTACAGGATAGATGCAATTTTTACTTTCGTGAATTGTATAATTTGAACACTGATTGGTCAAATGATTATCATAGgttaaaatttgatatttatgAGGAGACTGACTTCAAGCAGGAAAATTTAGGGGACAATCAacttttaaatgataaagagataattagaatatttaataagaaaaatgacGTAAAATTGGCATTACAAAGATTAAGAATTTATGATAGATGCTTTATTCAGAATGATAATCTAGATATTAGAGGcatatttaatgattcaataattccctcaaaaaatattcaacaaAAGAAACATATCAAAAGGGACTTACAAGAGCGGGCGTTAAATAAAAGAGATATgattaataaagataattatAAGGAGTTTGACATATGGgactttgaaaaaagaatgtTTCCTTTccttaaaaaatttgatgaGAAATctataaaagaatttatacctaatataatatatggATCGAAAACCCTTCCAAGGGGTAAAATTCCAATCTTAACTGATGATACAAGGTTGAAAGCAAAATTGTCTGATTTTACATATGATCCTTCAAAATCCTTCTGGTCAAATTGGAATTTTATGAGCCACAATATTGCACGCCGTGGCATTTCTATGTGCATTGGTGATGGGCAGTTAAAATTAGCTCTAAAATTAATCACAACTTTGAGATATTCAGGAAATACCTTACctattcaaattattatgaaaaaGGGTGAATTAAGCAAAGGTagcattgaaaaattaatttttgctGCACaaggtaataattttaaattccgTATAGATAAAGATGAATACAAACCAGCCAGTTCTTATATGCCTCAAGAGATTTTGTTTACAGACATTACAGACCTACTTGATCCTGAGTTCTTGAATGATTTTCAATGGTTCAAGAATAAATGGCTGgcatcaatttttaatgtttttgaagaaaatatatttttggatGCAGATGTTGTACCCTATGTcgatttaaattttttctttaacaCTAAAGAGTATAATGAAACTggtactattttttttaaagatcGTTCGTTTGAACAAATTAATACTGAAAAATGCGATGCTTTTCTTGAATCTATTAACCCACTATTACCTGAGGGAAAATATTTCGATAACCACCCTTACATTGATACGGAATATGTATCATCGGAATGTGAATATCTACTAAATCCTACCGAAGCAGTTtataagaatttttttatcaatcGGAATCAACATCAAATGGAGGCAGGCCTTTACGCAGTAGATATGAGGAGTCACATAATCCCACTTATTGTAGGTATGACACTACATATGCTACCTGTGGCTACATGCAGTTACGGTGATAAGGAGTTCTTTTGGCTAGGTTTTTTAGCATCTGGACACTCATACGCTTTCCATCCAATGAATGTAGCAACTGTGGGATATTATAAACAGTTACACAATACAGGAGATAAAATAGTTGATAAGGTATGTTCTACTCAAATTGCTCATATGGATACCGATTATCGTATGTTGTGGACAAATGCAGGTGCATCTGTCTGTAAAAAACCTGAAGATTCCCAAGTGGATTGGGAGCGTAAAGGGTCGAAGTGGCCAAAAGATGTTTGTAATAGTGCTAAGGAGATCGaagattattataattctCCAGTAGATCCTCGGTGGGCTATGGTTTCAAAAGGGGAAAGTTCTGGGTGGGAGAGATTAAGTGACAGTTGTCAAGGGTATATGTGGTGTGCATTTCGTCAGAAATCTCGTAAAGAATTTAGTTATGATGAATATACTGAAAAAGGTCATCTTGTAGAATATACTGGAGAAGAATATGAGCATATCAAAACTATTAATTTTGTGTGGAGTTACTTAGAAGAAGGAATGATTGGAAAAGTTGAGTTACAAGAATAACTGTATCAACACTAATTGGCGTTAACTATTACTAATCGACTGCATTATGTATCTATGCAGAATTACATACCATAATTCACATCATCACACCTGAAAGttcattttgaattttaaattttgaatattttgtcTATAATAAACGCTTCGTAGGTAAAGAAGtacaatttaatttaaaaaaatcagaaatatatttaacaaAGTATTTCTCATTAGtacaagaaatatatattaattaatttagaaaaaaaaaaaattactataTCCTTGACATGAATAGATATTTTACagttaatattgaaaactattattatttgtataaCGTTACATTTTGGGAGAAAACTAAGACCATTTTTAACCCAAGCTTACCATAACATTTTGATTAAGCTACAGAAATAATGTTAGTTTATTTCTGTTTGCACTCTGGGGTTAGctctaataaatttgtaataCGAAATGCATTTATATAAGATTAGGGGCTACTGTCTTGAACTCTATAAAAAGGGGTAAATCTTGTTTGTTTATTACATTAAGTAATACTCATATTCTTTTACAACAGTACATGctaaatattgaattcttagatatattacaaaaatcaATGTATCTCCTATTGTATTACAAACTTGTATTTCTGCAGTCTTCtacaaattaaaagaaaaatgaatttgagACAGAACAAAAGACTACAAATACAAACTATATAAAAGGAATATTATTCTACAAATTATCCCAGcttgattttgaaaatccGTTGTAAAATACTGTAAATGACTAGtgtattaaattatacGTATTAGGAGAGAGGTCATGAttgattattaatgaaaatgaaaatttataaacGCTATAGAGTGCTCAACTAAGGATGAAACACCAATACGAAATTATTACATAATATTTctcaaattgaaaaagaatttctTTGACTGGAATCTAGCAATAGCCTTTTCTTGTTTACTGAAGGGTGTTAATGTTATATTTTGAGGTTTAACTTTAACATTTAAGTTTGGTATGCCACTAATTTCTTCAGCTACAGTTTTTGTTTGATTATGAGACGATATCTTAGAAAAAGTAGTATTTAGTCTCCCACTAATTTCAGCTGCTACTGTAGTATGTGTTTgttctttaatttcattagcTACTGGTATTTTGGAGTCTTCAGCAATTTCTCTGGCTACTGTGGTTTGGgatatttcattaatttcattagcAACTGTCATTTTAGAATCTTCCTTGATTTCCATAGATACCGTTTTAAGATGTAGAATgacatttgaatttgtatactttgatgaattattgcAGGTCATTGTATGAGTTTGTTTGAATGTGATTGAATTGTTAAGAATATGAATTGTATTGTTTAATACTGATGTGCAAACAAGAATAAGAAGAGGAAAGGAGTAGCAGACAGTATTTATTTGTCAAGATTCCGGTCGTTTATATATCATTGCAAGTTAATAGATTAATAGTCTAAGTAGTGTATGATTTGTATATCCTATACTGGCTATTCTCCGCCAATTTAAACCTCGAGcttgatttattattatcatttgttATATTATGTATGTTAATAAGATCTTGCGGAAGCGGAGGCGGAGATGAACGGCGGAAGCAGATGGCGGAATTCCCACTGCGCGAACTCCGACACGTAAAGCCTATAATGAAATTCTAGTGTTAATAGACGCTTCCTTAGGTAAGCTTTCcttaagaaaaataaagtcAGTCTCAACATtttatgataataaaagCCCAAGAACCCAGCTTAATAAATTGTAAGAATGTATATCCAGTGTTCTGAGTGagcaaaatttaaatattggaagtgaataaaagatataaaGTAACAAGGTGCTCGTTAGCACTCTTCCTAGTAATAAAATCTGGATCTTAACTTTTCGTTAGAGGTtttcattttgaatatgataatttatCGTCTTGTATGTTTTATGTAGAGCAAATAGTTGCGGAGATTTTTTGTTTGGTTTATTTCTTATCGTCCTTAAAAGTCGTATTAATATAAGAATCTGACGTTATTTAGTGAATAATTCTGTTGTTAATAGTAAAGTTATATTATAGGAAACCTCCTACCCTTCCgagtagaaaaaaaatatataaaaataaatttaaaaaatacaaaCTTATAGATCGAATTAAGGCAGTCTAGATAGGTTTTCTTTTCGAACATGAAGGGTCGATTCATGGCCAGTGTCAAATGCAAATATCTTACTTAGGCTGCCTGTTTAGTGTAAAATGCCACTTAGAATaagataaagaatattattacacATCAATTACTTTAATAGTAAATCTGTTAGATATTTATGGTCTTTATACATACAACAGTAGGCATAATGTTTTAGGCTAAAAAAGAGTATAATGTGAATATACTTTGATGATAAAAGCCTCAATTTGATACTTTATTTATCACTAGATTGAGTATAACATGTAAATGTTATAGGGAATACTGAGCATAAGCTTTAGACATTTGTGAGGATAATTgcttaaaattttttcaccTCTAGATGACGGTAAATCAGCTCCTCTTTTCCAAACTAAAAGATATAAATTGGTAACACTTATTCAACATctattttgtatattttataaaattttatatactttttattcCCTCTCAAAAAGATAGAAGTCTCAATAAGCTAACTATACTGTTAACAATAAtgctttttctttaattatgTTGGATTATAGTAATACTTCATCTAATAAAGACAATAAATTGCATGTTAAGTGATGTCTTACAAAATCTGAACTCCTTGATACATATTTATGGTCTGTTCTTACAGAAGtaccaaaatattaaattactAACGCAATTAAACCATTAAGTTCCAAGATATCTAAATAcggaaaataatgaatagCAAATACGGCAAAATCATAAATTAATCttagtttaaaaatgatatatattaatttgttcTATAGAAGTATgaattagtattttttttatatattcgAACATAAAATAGAGATTATATAGCTCTtgtgattattattttgagtAGATACACCATAGAGTAGAGCTAGTTGTTAATTGTACTTAGGTAAACTAGGAACTCATACAACAAAATGTtttgttaataattattatgcattaaatatacattttgtatatttcaattgtactaatatttaaacttaaaaatatatattcaatttgtttaaatttttctcctttatatactttttgtaatttttaattagagaatatttacaaattaATTGTAAGCAGTGaacttatatatataactttAAGCAAAGACACCGAAAGTATAGTTGCTGAAGGGATtgtgaattatttttcagtagttgttttaaataataaaaaacaaataatactgACAAAGATAAATCTTGCTTATTTACCACGTTAtatatgaagaattattaataatctaAAGATATATACTTCCATTGCCTTGAAGTCTATATTATAAAGACTCCACAGTTCAACTAATGGCAGTATAAAAAGTTCTGAGATTTAATTTCTAGTAATATTCCTTTATAGATGCTAAGATAAAAAAGCAATGCATTTAAGTGAAAAATAAGCACTGAGGTCTTcctaaaatttttaataactttAAACCTAAACTGAATGGACTATAAGCatgtaaattattattaattttaatgtGCAAACGAGAGTTGTAGGATgatgttcaaaatatttttgaatattaaataacttaaggagaaatatttatcacTGCTGTAATCTTACGATAATGGCAAATAAACGTTAAATACTGTCATAATTGTGGCTTTTTATAACAACTACTAACAGTTTAATATGAGTAACCACGTAATATGCATTAAGTATACGTGGCCACAGATCTAAAAATACCAAGATAGCAATATTAAGAGCGCATTAGGAAGGGATAGATTCTATTTTTGTATCAGGCAATCAATGCGTCAATGaaatatctatttatttcttgaagtataaattaccacGTAAATATCCCTGCAATTTCAGCTGCTCATTGTAGTTATTGTGTATCATATATGTTCCCTTTACTAAAAAGGTAACGACATTTTTCTATGgctaataaatataaaaattattctacAACAACTTAACTAAAATACTAAACAAGGGGTAAAATGGTTTGAACTGTCCAATGACTGGTCTAAATCATTTCCTGATGTTTAATATAAGATTTAGGATAAGTATGACCTAGATATTTGTTCCAACTCACACATTCATAAGCATCTGTACCAAGAATTCTATACCAAATAGcaaaaacaataaatcCCTATTACTGTAGAGAGATTCCCTTGCACATGTGTGCAGgcttttaatataaaatatattcttttatgTTATTCGTATAGATCAAATAATTAGGCTAAACTGCATATTGCCTCTATTATAACCTCAGCTGTTTATAAAGCATAGTCATCGAGTTACCCTGGTTTTGCCCTCACAAAGCACGGAGTTGGAACGGCATTTCCCCATTCAGAGATCCCGTTACAAGCTTGAATCTCAgtcaaaatgaaaaatttgtcCCGATTGGGCAATGGCCATCGAAGAAACTGGAAAAAGGAAACACGCCAGGTCCAAATTTTATGACAGTTTACctatacaattttttttatgaaaTTATAGCCACAGTAAATGATGCTCCACAGTAAGTGATGAACCACTTCACAAAGACAATATTCATCGAAGCAACTAGAACATAAGGTATGAACATTGTAAAAATTAGTATCAGCTTGCAAGTTTGAGATACATTCAGCAAACTTTGAAAGAGTATATAAAGGCCACTGATTGAATGTCTGCATTCTTGGATCATTATGTAATAAGTATCAACACCGCACAAAACTAACACAAAATGACTCAAACTAATGctaattctattattgTCCTACccattcaatatttaaaaaacgCTACTCCGAAGACTATCTCAAGTCTAACTACCATAATCAATAATGGCTATATGCAAgctaataaatataactTGATTTTGAACACTAGAATAAAGGGACCTGACGTTTTCTTCAGAGATTTGGGGTTCAACAAAAATCAGGACAAATCTGTTTTGTATCTATTAGTTACagatgaatttttcaatcgTCCAGAAGTTAATGCTTCATTcgaaaaaattcaaattcccAAAAACCCTGTGGCTGAAAATTGTATTTCATATAGTACAAATTATTACCTTATGAACTTTGGTTCACCACTAGATATAGAAATCCCTTTGAATACAGTATTGTCAACCATTGGATTTAAACCTTTTAAGCACGAACAAGTTAAAGAGGAGGATAAGGCATTCGAATTAACATCATACACCTCTTTTGGTAAAGGCTATGGCATCTTAGGGTTTAATCAAACCTTGTTACATTTaaactattttttaaattgcGAAACTTTGATTGCTGAATGTTTTGTGCCACATAACTTGGTAGGGTACTATGAATCAAAGCTAAGtttcaaagaatttgaTAGAAATATGGTATATAAGGATAGACCAGAAGAGGCAGGTTTTGAAAAGGGATTTGTTTGTACACGAGACTTCGAAGTTGCTACTCTAAAAAGACCAATTTTCATTTAGTTTACTTTACCTTTGGACTCTATCTAGATGTCATTGGGACTCACCTTTAACTATTACCTTCTTTTTTGCGAATGCGCTGGAACTCTATTACCCCTCATACTTTATCATAATAGATTAATGTTGTTGCCTGTATTTCATCGAATTATATATTAGCCAGATACTTAATTTCTTCTCCATGTTTAATTAAATGGctataaatgaattttatcatttagACCATTAACAGATCCATACCTATgcttattatattatatactCTATTGATAGATCATTTAGGTTATTATCTAAGAATATTACTATAATAAACTAAgcttatattttataaggCGCGCACTTGGCAGTCAGTTGGGACTGCAGTAAATATATGTACTAAgttatattgaaaaacaaaattaataataattcaaacaGCCAGTATAAAGCAATAATCTTTCCAATATCTGATAAGAACAGtaagaaatatttctaaGAGATATTTTTACGCTTCTTGATCGGTTTATAATCACGACAGATTTCTATATACAAGATTACAATTGCGTATTCGTTAATCATATTCATTTAGATTATCAAAAATGTTCTTAACAAGGattcttgatttttttttctatttttaaatttagttCACAATTTCGGTGTTTTCagtttttagtttttttgacttttttaaattttggtaattttgattttttgaaaGATGCTTTCTcatcaattattataagaTTATTGATTTACCATGTAGAGTAAAAATTTTGACTAGGAGCTAGTTTACTAGAAACCTAATACATTAATATACTCTaatgaaagaaaatattatgtatatttttcagaaaaaaagagaGGATATACAATGGCTAATTGGTTAACAAAAAGTAATACATACCTTATTAAcgcaaaaaatatatctcaGACTATCCAATTTGTTAAGAATAATGAGCTATTGTTGGCCAAACcaatatatctttaataaattttattttgaagattATAACTTTTTACAAGGAGCCATTAgttttttagaa
This genomic stretch from Henningerozyma blattae CBS 6284 chromosome 1, complete genome harbors:
- the TBLA0A00640 gene encoding alpha-mannosyltransferase, whose amino-acid sequence is MYTKMISNKFCILNSKLGRFVLLSVSLLILLIVLTKSNDRHVFYLKPFYQTDFRLNHLNKYLSHHFDDMEIRPVTHGPYSPIDYIPEYDRLVALERKSTWNPFERLKFHDFNELLLQDRCNFYFRELYNLNTDWSNDYHRLKFDIYEETDFKQENLGDNQLLNDKEIIRIFNKKNDVKLALQRLRIYDRCFIQNDNLDIRGIFNDSIIPSKNIQQKKHIKRDLQERALNKRDMINKDNYKEFDIWDFEKRMFPFLKKFDEKSIKEFIPNIIYGSKTLPRGKIPILTDDTRLKAKLSDFTYDPSKSFWSNWNFMSHNIARRGISMCIGDGQLKLALKLITTLRYSGNTLPIQIIMKKGELSKGSIEKLIFAAQGNNFKFRIDKDEYKPASSYMPQEILFTDITDLLDPEFLNDFQWFKNKWLASIFNVFEENIFLDADVVPYVDLNFFFNTKEYNETGTIFFKDRSFEQINTEKCDAFLESINPLLPEGKYFDNHPYIDTEYVSSECEYLLNPTEAVYKNFFINRNQHQMEAGLYAVDMRSHIIPLIVGMTLHMLPVATCSYGDKEFFWLGFLASGHSYAFHPMNVATVGYYKQLHNTGDKIVDKVCSTQIAHMDTDYRMLWTNAGASVCKKPEDSQVDWERKGSKWPKDVCNSAKEIEDYYNSPVDPRWAMVSKGESSGWERLSDSCQGYMWCAFRQKSRKEFSYDEYTEKGHLVEYTGEEYEHIKTINFVWSYLEEGMIGKVELQE
- the TBLA0A00645 gene encoding uncharacterized protein — encoded protein: MTCNNSSKYTNSNVILHLKTVSMEIKEDSKMTVANEINEISQTTVAREIAEDSKIPVANEIKEQTHTTVAAEISGRLNTTFSKISSHNQTKTVAEEISGIPNLNVKVKPQNITLTPFSKQEKAIARFQSKKFFFNLRNIM
- the TBLA0A00650 gene encoding uncharacterized protein (similar to Saccharomyces cerevisiae RMD6 (YEL072W)), producing MTQTNANSIIVLPIQYLKNATPKTISSLTTIINNGYMQANKYNLILNTRIKGPDVFFRDLGFNKNQDKSVLYLLVTDEFFNRPEVNASFEKIQIPKNPVAENCISYSTNYYLMNFGSPLDIEIPLNTVLSTIGFKPFKHEQVKEEDKAFELTSYTSFGKGYGILGFNQTLLHLNYFLNCETLIAECFVPHNLVGYYESKLSFKEFDRNMVYKDRPEEAGFEKGFVCTRDFEVATLKRPIFI